A genomic stretch from Colwellia sp. Arc7-635 includes:
- the speE gene encoding polyamine aminopropyltransferase — protein MHSDLWIEEKFQDFLGLKFKVEKVLFSGKSEFQTVDVVETKGHGKMLLNDGLIMVTERDEFAYHDMISHVPLFVHPAPKNVLVIGGGDGGTAREVLRHKGVEKCTMVEIDAMVVDACRQHIPQTSKDLDHEKMHLIIGDGVEFVKQTTEKFDVIIVDSTDPIGPAQPLFGEAFYQDVFNCLTDDGIVVSQGESSWYAMDIQQSLLTVLNAVFPQNYLYSFSNLTYPGGLWSFTFASKQYHPINDFDEQRVVASGLDFQYYNQALHSAAFALPNFVKKGLTGLIDNS, from the coding sequence ATGCACTCTGATTTATGGATAGAAGAAAAATTTCAAGACTTTCTAGGTTTAAAATTTAAAGTAGAAAAAGTTCTTTTTTCAGGAAAAAGTGAATTTCAAACGGTTGATGTAGTTGAAACCAAAGGCCATGGCAAAATGCTCTTGAACGATGGCTTAATTATGGTGACCGAGCGTGACGAATTTGCTTATCACGATATGATTTCTCATGTGCCATTGTTTGTCCACCCAGCGCCTAAAAATGTTTTAGTTATTGGTGGCGGAGACGGTGGTACTGCCCGTGAAGTCTTGCGTCACAAAGGTGTTGAAAAATGCACTATGGTGGAAATTGATGCCATGGTCGTTGATGCTTGTCGTCAGCACATTCCACAAACGTCAAAAGATTTAGATCATGAAAAAATGCACTTAATTATTGGTGATGGTGTTGAGTTTGTTAAGCAAACCACAGAAAAATTTGATGTCATTATTGTGGATAGTACCGACCCTATTGGCCCTGCTCAGCCTTTATTTGGTGAAGCGTTTTATCAAGATGTTTTTAATTGCCTAACCGACGACGGTATTGTGGTTTCTCAAGGTGAATCGTCATGGTATGCCATGGATATTCAACAATCATTACTCACCGTGCTTAATGCCGTATTTCCACAAAACTACTTATATTCATTTAGTAACTTAACCTATCCAGGTGGCTTGTGGAGTTTTACTTTTGCTAGTAAACAATATCACCCAATAAACGATTTTGACGAGCAACGTGTTGTCGCTAGTGGTCTTGATTTTCAGTATTACAATCAAGCTTTACATAGTGCGGCATTCGCCCTACCTAATTTTGTTAAAAAAGGTTTAACTGGATTAATTGATAACAGCTAA
- a CDS encoding serine hydrolase, with translation MKLSYSWLYASVLLMTTLGLAQAADKTASSKEAKVESSVREAMAAFQVPGIAVAIIKDNEIVLSKGFGVLKHGSQQKVNADTLFGVASNTKAMTAALLAGLVDEGKLSWKTKVIDIIPEFQLPDAYVTREFTILDLLSHNSGLGLGAGDLMIWPETTLTNQDVIKGLKYLPQVSSFRSEFAYDNLMYVIAGEIIAKITGKPWQEAIQSRIFDKLGMKNTRAKFSLIPDNNKNVARAHVPLDGKLHVVGGNFLEKFSSAGSVASSVNDMSLWLKAQLNKGKYGQDGEQDLRLFSEKQSRAMWQARTLLSVPERATVQDKTHFSAYALGWFVKDYHGVKVIQHTGGILGMVSKVVMVPEENLAMVILTNQQSGFAFNALSQQILTEYLELPAKDWVAHYAAQQQTYNAEKQSDLAMQASQADKDSTPSLPLTSYAQTYIDNWYGEIVISLENNKLMMQFANTPALHGSLEHYQHNTFIVRWDDRTLEADAYVNFNLNPDGSINFVSMEAVSNATDFSFDFHDLTLKPKVSN, from the coding sequence ATGAAATTATCTTACTCATGGTTATATGCAAGTGTACTGCTTATGACTACGCTTGGCTTGGCACAAGCCGCTGATAAAACAGCTAGTAGCAAAGAAGCTAAAGTAGAATCGTCAGTACGTGAAGCGATGGCGGCATTTCAGGTGCCCGGCATAGCGGTTGCTATAATTAAAGATAATGAGATCGTGCTGAGCAAAGGTTTTGGTGTGTTAAAACATGGCAGTCAGCAAAAAGTGAATGCTGATACGCTATTTGGTGTTGCTTCAAATACCAAAGCGATGACGGCAGCATTGCTTGCCGGCTTAGTTGATGAGGGAAAATTGAGTTGGAAAACTAAAGTTATTGATATCATTCCTGAATTTCAATTACCAGATGCTTATGTTACGCGTGAATTTACAATTCTTGATTTATTGTCACATAACAGTGGCTTAGGTTTAGGTGCTGGAGACTTAATGATTTGGCCAGAAACAACCTTGACGAATCAAGATGTTATTAAGGGCTTGAAGTATTTGCCACAAGTATCAAGCTTTCGTAGTGAGTTTGCTTATGACAACCTGATGTATGTTATTGCTGGCGAAATTATTGCAAAAATTACTGGTAAGCCTTGGCAAGAAGCGATTCAAAGCCGTATTTTTGATAAATTAGGTATGAAAAATACCCGAGCAAAGTTTTCGTTAATCCCTGATAACAATAAAAATGTTGCGCGTGCTCATGTACCGTTAGATGGCAAGTTACATGTTGTTGGCGGTAATTTTTTAGAAAAGTTCTCTTCAGCAGGCTCTGTTGCCTCAAGCGTTAATGACATGTCACTTTGGCTTAAAGCCCAGTTAAACAAGGGCAAATATGGTCAAGATGGTGAACAAGACTTAAGACTTTTTAGTGAAAAACAAAGCCGAGCAATGTGGCAAGCACGTACCTTATTATCCGTGCCGGAACGAGCAACAGTGCAAGATAAAACCCATTTTAGTGCTTACGCGTTAGGTTGGTTTGTGAAGGATTATCATGGCGTAAAAGTTATACAGCATACCGGTGGCATATTAGGGATGGTGTCAAAAGTGGTGATGGTGCCAGAAGAAAACCTAGCGATGGTTATTTTAACTAATCAACAATCTGGCTTTGCTTTTAACGCTCTGTCGCAACAAATTCTTACCGAGTATCTTGAGCTACCAGCAAAAGATTGGGTTGCACACTATGCTGCTCAACAACAAACCTATAATGCTGAGAAGCAATCTGATCTCGCCATGCAAGCTTCACAGGCGGACAAAGACTCAACGCCTTCTTTGCCATTGACAAGTTATGCACAAACTTATATCGATAACTGGTACGGTGAAATTGTTATTAGCTTGGAAAATAATAAGTTGATGATGCAGTTTGCTAACACCCCTGCACTGCACGGCAGCTTAGAACATTACCAGCATAATACCTTTATCGTTCGTTGGGATGATCGAACATTAGAGGCTGACGCTTATGTAAACTTTAATCTCAACCCTGATGGCAGTATTAACTTTGTCAGTATGGAAGCGGTATCTAATGCGACTGACTTTAGTTTTGATTTTCATGACTTAACGTTAAAGCCAAAGGTATCGAACTAA
- the rsmD gene encoding 16S rRNA (guanine(966)-N(2))-methyltransferase RsmD: protein MSKLKKQSDKNAKTGHIRIIAGQHRGRKLPVLIADGLRPTTDRVKETVFNWLMPYVQDANCLDCFAGSGGLGFEAMSRGAESLTLVELNKAAAQQLKDNKALLKIDNIQVVQQSALDFLQANQQNFSLVFIDPPFRKGLVQQAAELLSVKGLDDDALIYVEMEAETNSQVMPSHWQLLKEKVAGQVVYRLYQNSAK from the coding sequence ATGAGCAAACTCAAAAAACAATCAGATAAAAACGCCAAAACCGGACATATTCGTATTATTGCAGGTCAGCATCGTGGTAGAAAATTACCGGTGTTAATTGCAGATGGCTTACGTCCAACCACAGATCGCGTGAAAGAGACGGTATTTAATTGGCTTATGCCTTATGTCCAAGACGCCAATTGTTTAGATTGCTTCGCTGGTTCTGGTGGGCTTGGCTTTGAGGCGATGTCGCGTGGTGCAGAATCACTAACCTTAGTTGAACTCAATAAAGCCGCTGCTCAGCAATTAAAAGATAACAAGGCACTACTGAAAATCGATAACATCCAAGTAGTGCAACAAAGCGCACTAGATTTTTTGCAAGCTAACCAACAAAACTTCTCATTAGTTTTTATTGATCCACCTTTTAGAAAAGGGCTTGTCCAACAAGCCGCTGAGCTATTATCAGTAAAAGGCTTAGATGACGACGCCTTAATATATGTCGAAATGGAAGCCGAGACTAATTCACAAGTGATGCCGAGTCATTGGCAGCTTTTGAAAGAAAAGGTAGCCGGACAAGTGGTTTATCGACTTTATCAAAATAGCGCCAAGTAA
- a CDS encoding adenosylmethionine decarboxylase: MDVEDKYLFFEGSEKKAEIVVKGQQFSLLDDIADDFWTELVQCCNAQILSSIRNDDCKAFLLSESSLFVWRDRLLILTCGNTRLVHSVEFFIQKIGMDKIQQVIYQRKNEYFSHAQPSSFGDDIKLLGQYVSGKAYRFGELDSHHNYIFHQDNSFQADKLDKTYELLAYQISQRASEKLTTKGLKAEEIRQFLQLDELFSDFALDDFVFDPFGYSVNGIRGKEYFTIHVTPQASSSYVSIESNINLIKLASNFLVILAPQSFDLLSFNEFDFARLTDEFIPKSYVSKSLVNEHLSNNYSVCFANYILPQQAFTQATALDLAGENHAL; this comes from the coding sequence TTGGACGTTGAGGATAAGTATTTGTTCTTTGAAGGTTCAGAAAAAAAAGCTGAAATTGTTGTTAAAGGCCAACAGTTTTCGCTACTTGATGATATCGCAGATGACTTTTGGACCGAGCTTGTTCAATGTTGCAATGCGCAAATTTTATCGTCGATTCGTAATGATGACTGCAAAGCATTTTTGCTTTCAGAGTCGAGTTTATTTGTTTGGCGTGACCGGTTACTTATTCTAACTTGTGGTAATACCCGCTTAGTCCATTCGGTGGAGTTTTTTATTCAAAAAATCGGCATGGATAAAATTCAGCAAGTGATTTATCAGCGTAAAAATGAATACTTTTCTCATGCTCAGCCCAGCAGTTTTGGAGATGATATTAAATTACTTGGGCAATATGTTTCGGGTAAGGCTTATCGTTTTGGTGAGTTGGATAGCCATCACAATTATATTTTTCATCAAGACAACAGTTTTCAAGCTGATAAGTTAGATAAAACCTATGAGTTGCTCGCTTATCAAATTAGTCAAAGAGCTTCTGAAAAGCTGACCACAAAAGGCTTAAAAGCTGAAGAGATCCGTCAGTTTTTACAATTAGACGAACTATTTAGTGATTTCGCCTTAGATGATTTTGTTTTTGATCCCTTTGGCTATTCTGTTAACGGTATTAGAGGTAAAGAGTACTTTACTATTCACGTAACGCCTCAAGCCAGTAGCAGTTACGTTAGTATTGAATCAAATATTAATTTAATAAAACTAGCCAGCAATTTTTTAGTGATATTAGCACCACAATCATTTGATTTATTAAGTTTTAATGAATTCGACTTTGCTCGCTTAACCGATGAGTTTATTCCAAAGTCGTATGTCAGTAAGTCACTAGTTAATGAGCACTTAAGTAATAATTATTCCGTATGCTTTGCCAACTATATATTGCCGCAACAAGCATTTACGCAAGCAACCGCGCTTGATTTAGCAGGAGAAAACCATGCACTCTGA
- the speB gene encoding agmatinase has protein sequence MNNAIDSLPVKTKIAELNIKLNAPETPFECAQIADGIFSHSIHLIGFEFDGTACFRKGTKDGPNALRDVSDGIESYSPYLDADLDDVQFYDLGNLSTAILPTNDEHKNIEQQWQTANDDFIKLFGALDLATHQIKILTLGGEHSISYAPIITYLAQYNDLALIHLDAHADLRDGYLGFHHSHAAIIRRVTDHFGPEHQLIQYGIRSGTKAEYQWMQQAKTLKHSRAEFLQSIAEIDDQRPIYLTLDLDYFDPSFFPGTGTPEPGGEDFHSFVSLCKILRSKNFVGCDVVELAPKIDATGNSDVFAAKVVRELILCLHNS, from the coding sequence GTGAATAATGCTATAGATTCTTTACCTGTGAAAACTAAAATTGCTGAATTGAATATCAAGCTGAACGCGCCCGAAACCCCATTCGAGTGCGCTCAAATAGCCGATGGTATTTTCAGTCATAGCATTCATTTAATTGGTTTTGAATTTGATGGTACTGCATGCTTTAGAAAGGGTACCAAAGACGGACCTAATGCTTTACGCGATGTATCCGATGGTATCGAGTCATATTCGCCTTATCTAGATGCTGATTTAGATGATGTGCAGTTTTACGATTTAGGCAATTTATCAACGGCCATTTTACCAACAAACGATGAACACAAAAACATTGAGCAGCAATGGCAAACGGCTAACGATGATTTTATCAAGCTTTTCGGTGCATTAGACTTAGCGACACACCAGATTAAAATATTAACGCTAGGTGGCGAACACTCGATATCTTACGCACCAATAATAACTTATTTAGCGCAATATAATGACCTTGCATTGATTCATTTAGATGCCCATGCTGATTTACGCGATGGTTATTTGGGTTTTCATCATTCACATGCTGCTATTATTCGTCGTGTTACTGATCATTTTGGCCCTGAGCACCAGTTAATTCAATATGGCATTCGTTCGGGTACAAAAGCAGAATATCAATGGATGCAACAAGCTAAAACCCTCAAGCATTCGCGGGCAGAATTTTTACAAAGCATTGCTGAGATTGATGATCAACGACCGATATACCTCACGTTAGATCTCGACTACTTTGACCCAAGTTTTTTCCCTGGTACGGGCACACCAGAGCCTGGCGGCGAAGACTTTCACTCATTTGTTAGCTTATGCAAAATATTACGTAGCAAGAACTTTGTTGGCTGTGATGTCGTCGAACTTGCGCCGAAAATAGATGCGACGGGCAACAGTGATGTTTTTGCGGCAAAAGTTGTTCGTGAACTCATTCTTTGCCTGCATAACTCATAA